The nucleotide window GCGCTCGCCATAGGCGACGAGATCGTCGCGGGTGGAGAAGCGGATGGTTTCTCCGGGCCGGGCGAACTCCAGGCCAAGTTGCTGGAAGTGCATCAGTTCCCCACGCAGCGTATGCGAAGCAGTGGCTTCCCGTACGGTTGCGGAGATGCCGTGGACGTTCAGCGCGTCGTCGAGCATGTGCTCGAAATGCGAGTCGGTGACTTCGATCAGCCCTTTGCACAGCACGAAGTGAGTGGCGTCGGCCGTGGTAGATATTAACCGGCCGCTGCACTCCGGGCGGGCGACACGCATGCGCTTGATGCGGACGTTTTCACAGCGCTGAGCGATCAGCCCCATTCCTCCGGCGTGGTGGATGGTGACATCGTGGAATCGGATGTCGCAGCAGTTGTCCATGAAAATGGCCGGGCTCATGCGATTGGGCATGTATTTGCCTTTGGATACAAAGGCGTCGCCGACCTGCTGTGGACGGTCTGTCAGGTGTGTGATCCGGTAGGTGTCTGAAGCGAGTTTTTCAAAGCGCGGGGCTTGCTGGTGCTGCGGGTTCCATGTGAGGAAGTTGCCTTGCCGACTCAAGGGAAGCGGGGTGGCGCTCGCGGCGTCGAGCCAGTGGGTCCAGTGGATGTCCTGCCACCACTCCTTGCCTGGAGTAACAGAGTACGGGGTGAGGTTGCCCGGTGGCGGTCCGCCTTCGCCGTGAAGGAGGCAGCCTTGGTGGAGATAGAGGTTTTCCGGATCCGAAAATTTTACCGTGATCGTGTCCGCAGCTTCATCGACTGCGATAATGGTCCCCTGCATGTGCAGGGGGACATCCCAGTCGATGGAGATGCCCTCGAAGATAATGTTTTCGCAATGGTGCAGGCTGAGCGGAATAACGGGCTGGCCGTGAGCGATGAGTCGGGCACCCGGTCCGGAGATGGTGAGGTCTTTAATCCCTTCGAGCGGGATCGGCAGGATGCGCAGGCCGTCGTCGTGGTTGGTCACGTGCAGGTAGCGCTCGGGCCGTTCGGTCGGGTAAAGATGGTAATTGCCGGGCGTGAGGTGGAGCGAGGTGCCGGTGTGCGCGCACTGATGGATGGCGTCGGCGATGAGGGCGGAGGCGTCTGTGCCGACGGGCGGCGGAGTCAGGTGGATGGCTTTGTCTGGCCGGGGCATGTGTGCGGGACGGATGGGGAATATAATTATCCTGTCGATTCTCTTCAATCACCAGCGCGAGAGCGTTCGTATGAGACTTAGTAGAGAAGAATTTTATATTTGACGCAACGCGAAATTGCTATAATTAAAGTTTTATAGCCTAGGTTATGTGCAGTGAAGTCGAATTCTCCGATTCACTCGCCGACCAGCAAATCCCGTCAAGTACACCCCCAACTACAGGACCCATCATGTCGCTTAAAACAGCAATAAATCCCCTCACGAATGTTTCGCGCCGCTGTGTCGCTGGCGCCTTCACCCTGCTCTTGTGTGCATCCGCCGCCCCGGCCGCGACGCTGGCGCAGTGGACCCTGCAAAACGAAGAGCTGGGTACGAACTTTAGTGATTTCCCGCTGATTTCAGATCAACAGCAGGCGAACACGACCACCAGTGGCCTCACGCAATACTTCCCGACGTCGAATTTAAGCACTGGTTATGGTGTTGTTGAATCGACCACGACTGGAGCGCAGCCAGGCGGGCGTTTCTTTGAAATCAATTCGCGTCAGATTACGAACAGGAATAATCCGAGTACACCTGTTTCAAGTAGCGATTATTTGGAGTTCTCGGTGACGGCAGCAGCTGGCTACCAAATCAGTTTTGACTCGATTTCGATGGATATTACCGGAGCAAGCAATCTGAACTCCACCTTGCATTACGAAATGCTTTTCTTCTATTCGACGGATGGGGGAGAGACATTCACGGCCCTTGGTACAGCTTTTGCCGCCAATACAGTTGCATTCACGACCGATCCGTTTACGAACGTGTCCCAGTCCCTTTCCTCACTGGGGGCGTTGACAGGCGAAACGATCTTCCGTGTTGCTTTGGCAGATAATTCCAGCACCGCCGAAAAGTCCGTCTACTGGCGTAATCTCCAGGTGACGGG belongs to Ruficoccus amylovorans and includes:
- a CDS encoding right-handed parallel beta-helix repeat-containing protein produces the protein MPRPDKAIHLTPPPVGTDASALIADAIHQCAHTGTSLHLTPGNYHLYPTERPERYLHVTNHDDGLRILPIPLEGIKDLTISGPGARLIAHGQPVIPLSLHHCENIIFEGISIDWDVPLHMQGTIIAVDEAADTITVKFSDPENLYLHQGCLLHGEGGPPPGNLTPYSVTPGKEWWQDIHWTHWLDAASATPLPLSRQGNFLTWNPQHQQAPRFEKLASDTYRITHLTDRPQQVGDAFVSKGKYMPNRMSPAIFMDNCCDIRFHDVTIHHAGGMGLIAQRCENVRIKRMRVARPECSGRLISTTADATHFVLCKGLIEVTDSHFEHMLDDALNVHGISATVREATASHTLRGELMHFQQLGLEFARPGETIRFSTRDDLVAYGERTVKSFRALNSRVFELELTESVADLLRPNSFMENTSCAPDVIFTGNTVRNNRARSIIFTTEGRVRIENNRFENCTMTAILIEGDANSWFECGPVRDVLIRNNDFVMLSPEAPAITISPNERGLPMLSETPYHCNIRITGNRFRMPGPRVLRGNRIEGLVFENNTVTALPGYSTEPDCPSLSLGRSSGIQICNNSFDLPHAVIFEGCAQS